The Pirellulimonas nuda genome includes a region encoding these proteins:
- a CDS encoding sialidase family protein — protein sequence MAPLIKQERGAQRRLYVAVLTYVLTPAIAALVSLGAHASGEPVRSEFLYEVAPYPSCHASTIVESGGGLVAAWFGGTHERHPDVGVWVSRKAKEKWSRPVEVANGVINDETRLPCWNPVLFQPNEGPLMLFYKVGPTPRDWWGMLKVSTDHGRTWSAARRLPEGMVGPVKNKPIELAGGTLLCPASSEDQGWRVHFEFTDATGERWRRTGPVNEPAKILAIQPSILTHADGRLQAIGRTRSSGVFSIWSDDRGESWGEMDRLDLPNPSSGTDAVTLSDGRHLLVYNHSPASRSPLNVALSTDGEQWQAALVLEDDPDAPNGFSYPAVIQSSDGLVHITYTWKRERIKHVVVDPTKLDLAPIVDGRWPEDVTSK from the coding sequence ATGGCTCCATTGATAAAGCAAGAACGCGGCGCACAACGGCGACTCTACGTCGCCGTTCTGACCTACGTTCTGACCCCCGCCATAGCCGCGTTGGTCAGCTTGGGGGCCCATGCTTCAGGTGAGCCGGTGCGTAGCGAGTTCCTTTACGAGGTCGCGCCGTATCCCTCCTGCCACGCCTCGACAATCGTCGAGTCTGGCGGCGGCCTCGTCGCTGCCTGGTTCGGAGGGACACACGAGCGCCACCCCGATGTAGGCGTCTGGGTATCACGCAAGGCGAAGGAGAAATGGAGCCGGCCGGTTGAAGTCGCCAATGGAGTGATAAATGACGAGACTCGGCTCCCGTGCTGGAACCCGGTCCTCTTTCAGCCGAACGAGGGACCGCTGATGCTCTTCTACAAGGTGGGGCCGACTCCGCGGGACTGGTGGGGGATGCTCAAGGTTTCCACGGACCATGGACGCACTTGGTCGGCCGCCAGGCGGCTGCCCGAGGGTATGGTTGGCCCCGTCAAGAACAAACCAATCGAGCTGGCAGGCGGCACGCTGCTCTGCCCTGCAAGCAGCGAAGACCAGGGGTGGCGGGTCCACTTCGAGTTCACCGACGCAACGGGCGAACGGTGGCGTCGCACCGGGCCGGTGAACGAACCGGCGAAGATCCTCGCAATCCAGCCGAGCATCCTGACCCACGCCGATGGTCGCCTGCAAGCGATCGGAAGGACGCGTTCTAGCGGCGTCTTCAGCATCTGGTCCGACGATCGCGGCGAATCGTGGGGAGAGATGGATCGCCTCGACCTCCCCAACCCGAGTTCGGGGACTGATGCGGTCACGTTGTCCGATGGCCGGCACCTGCTGGTCTACAACCACAGCCCAGCGAGCCGGAGCCCGCTCAACGTCGCCCTTTCAACCGACGGCGAGCAGTGGCAGGCGGCGTTGGTGCTGGAAGACGACCCAGACGCCCCTAATGGGTTCTCGTACCCCGCGGTGATTCAATCTAGCGACGGCCTCGTGCACATCACCTACACCTGGAAGCGAGAACGGATCAAGCACGTGGTGGTTGACCCCACCAAGCTCGACCTTGCTCCCATCGTGGATGGGCGATGGCCCGAAGACGTTACCAGCAAATAG
- a CDS encoding DUF1559 family PulG-like putative transporter, with protein sequence MTRHDRSNNSQPRLGFTLVELLVVIAIIGILVALLLPAVQAAREAARRTQCKSQLKQLALACLNHESTFKTFPAGGWGFYWTADPDRGNGPAQPGGWIYAISPFIEESAAASLGGTGGSIADAQKRALIGQAMGIPLAPFYCPSRRAPAPLPSLDSSGKPNQAPHNADPSPSGLYAKTDYAANGGGGMIGRGQGPPASCYFQYPNCAWNTSVAGMKQFDGVVGYRQGVQMRRITDGSSKTLLLGEKFLNTDRYTTGDHVGDDNSMYVGYDIDSIRVGSQTALPRQDEPSPNATAKSDGDTLFGAPHTAVNMAFCDGSVHTIAFDVDPEAWNAAARRNGADTGREKEHDPIQ encoded by the coding sequence ATGACGCGACACGACCGATCGAATAACTCTCAGCCACGTCTGGGTTTTACCTTAGTTGAGCTACTGGTCGTCATCGCGATCATTGGCATCCTGGTAGCCCTGCTGCTTCCGGCGGTGCAGGCCGCGCGGGAGGCCGCGCGGCGGACACAGTGCAAGAGCCAGTTGAAGCAACTGGCGCTCGCATGTCTCAATCACGAGAGCACGTTTAAGACATTCCCCGCTGGCGGCTGGGGGTTCTACTGGACTGCCGATCCCGATCGGGGCAACGGCCCAGCACAGCCCGGTGGATGGATTTACGCCATCTCGCCGTTTATTGAAGAATCCGCCGCGGCCAGCTTGGGCGGCACGGGCGGCAGCATCGCCGACGCTCAGAAGCGGGCGCTCATCGGCCAAGCGATGGGCATCCCGCTGGCTCCGTTCTACTGCCCGTCGCGTAGGGCGCCCGCGCCGCTTCCGTCGTTGGACTCCAGCGGAAAGCCAAACCAAGCGCCGCACAACGCCGATCCGTCGCCGAGCGGCTTGTACGCCAAAACCGACTACGCGGCCAACGGCGGCGGTGGGATGATCGGCCGTGGGCAGGGGCCGCCTGCTAGTTGTTACTTTCAATACCCCAACTGTGCCTGGAACACTAGCGTTGCCGGAATGAAGCAGTTCGACGGGGTCGTCGGTTACCGTCAGGGCGTCCAGATGCGCAGGATTACGGACGGCTCTTCCAAGACGCTGCTGCTCGGCGAGAAGTTCCTCAACACCGACCGCTACACAACGGGCGATCATGTCGGCGACGACAACTCGATGTACGTTGGCTACGACATCGATTCTATCCGGGTTGGCAGTCAAACCGCTCTGCCCCGGCAGGACGAGCCCTCGCCGAACGCCACTGCCAAGTCCGATGGCGACACGCTCTTTGGCGCTCCGCATACGGCGGTGAACATGGCATTCTGCGACGGTTCGGTGCATACAATCGCATTCGACGTCGATCCAGAAGCATGGAACGCCGCCGCGCGGCGCAACGGGGCGGACACCGGTCGAGAGAAGGAGCACGATCCGATTCAGTAG
- a CDS encoding DUF1559 family PulG-like putative transporter, with translation MARQNPQAFTLVELLIVIAIIGVLVALLLPAVNAAREAARRTQCKNQLKQIAMAMLNHESAHGYLPTGGWGFRWVGDAASGYGKDQPGSWAFNILEYMEHGAQRVLAGDFRRDLGSPESQHKMMQLVSTPLPAFLCPSRRGVQAFPFIDSAFPFLAYNAFACESGKCNVARGDYRANAGNRNRGEEMGPPAGLIASHKFRSDIAISGGFYNGVVFQCSRVPYARITDGATKTALVGEKSMTPAHYTSGISSSDDQCLFTGHDQDNQGFTASGSDRFPPLLDTRASATESRWRFGSVHPAGANMAMCDGSINTIAFDIDETQFALMGGRNDGDESFK, from the coding sequence ATGGCAAGACAGAACCCACAGGCCTTCACGCTCGTCGAGTTGCTGATCGTGATCGCCATCATCGGCGTTCTGGTCGCCCTCTTGCTACCAGCGGTTAATGCAGCACGCGAGGCGGCGCGACGCACTCAGTGCAAGAATCAGCTCAAGCAGATCGCCATGGCGATGCTCAACCACGAATCGGCACACGGCTACCTGCCGACCGGCGGGTGGGGCTTCCGCTGGGTGGGGGACGCAGCTTCCGGCTACGGCAAAGACCAGCCCGGAAGCTGGGCCTTTAACATCCTCGAGTACATGGAGCACGGCGCCCAGCGTGTGCTGGCGGGCGACTTTCGCCGCGACCTGGGTTCGCCCGAATCGCAGCACAAGATGATGCAGCTCGTGTCCACCCCCCTGCCCGCGTTCTTGTGTCCTTCGCGACGGGGAGTTCAGGCCTTCCCCTTTATCGACAGCGCTTTCCCCTTCCTGGCCTACAACGCTTTCGCGTGTGAATCGGGGAAATGCAATGTTGCTCGGGGCGACTACCGCGCCAACGCTGGGAACCGGAACCGTGGGGAAGAGATGGGCCCCCCCGCCGGCCTCATCGCCTCGCACAAGTTCAGGTCCGACATCGCCATCAGCGGCGGGTTCTACAACGGGGTCGTCTTCCAATGCAGCAGGGTTCCCTACGCCCGAATCACAGACGGCGCGACGAAGACCGCCCTGGTGGGTGAAAAGTCCATGACCCCCGCGCACTACACCTCGGGGATAAGCTCATCAGACGATCAATGCCTGTTCACCGGGCACGACCAAGACAACCAGGGGTTCACGGCCAGCGGTAGCGACCGGTTTCCCCCGTTGTTGGACACCCGGGCGAGCGCTACCGAGTCGAGGTGGCGTTTCGGAAGCGTCCATCCCGCTGGAGCGAACATGGCGATGTGTGACGGCTCGATCAATACGATCGCGTTCGATATCGATGAGACACAGTTCGCCCTGATGGGGGGGCGGAACGATGGCGATGAGTCCTTCAAGTAG
- a CDS encoding alpha-L-fucosidase: protein MASFTAAAPPSSDVVQPVYLFTSFEEPADAGLRLLSSRDGLTWERIPGVFLRPQVGAGKLMRDPSLARGPDGWFHLVWTTAWRGDAGFGHARSRDLVHWSPQQFVPAMQQESDAVNVWAPELFYDASSKRFIICWASTIPGRYPDGQESHDNNHRMYATTTEDFSSFSPTRLFCEPGFSVIDATIVAYEDEYRLVLKDNTRPVRALRVAKGDTPLGPWTEISEPFTAHLSEGPTVAKIGSEWLIYYDAYGEKRYGVAATKDFAEIRDVTGSTSFPVGHKHGTLIEITQAELEYLIRVGSEQRPGIGSPFDPQVTADFVEKRLARVDATIARGPFQPTWDSLDEFRVPEWYQDAKFGLFIHWGPYCTPAFGSEWYPRNMYVEGSMEYEHHRKTYGPQDRFGYKDFIPRFRAQDFDPKAWAALFKESGARYVIPVAEHHDGFAMYDSDLTDWSAAKHGPHRDVIGELASALRQEGIVFGASSHRAENWWFFGPGKLVESDVRAGAAPGLYGPAHDKRVSENQTEQPDQAFLDDWLLRSCEIVDKHRPSVVYFDWWICQPVFQPYLKRFAAYYYNRGAEWGQPVAINFKEWEGYSYPRGTGVLDVERGKFAEPQPELWQTCTSVSKNSWGYIADHQYKEVGGIIDDLADIVSKNGVMLLNIGPKSDGTIPEIEQRMLRQIGAWLAVNGEAIYGTRPWTTFGEGPTEAASGSFSDGRATEFTGEDFRFTRNGDLLYAIALEWPANGRLLVRSLKEGSVPIKGVSLLGCDPPIAWKQTRRGLEVTLPSDPPTPFAHALRVEIGHQ from the coding sequence ATGGCGTCCTTCACGGCCGCCGCTCCGCCTAGCAGCGATGTCGTTCAACCCGTCTACTTGTTCACGTCGTTTGAGGAACCAGCCGACGCGGGTCTGCGGCTCCTCTCCAGCCGTGACGGGCTGACCTGGGAGAGGATCCCCGGCGTCTTTCTGAGACCCCAGGTCGGCGCCGGAAAACTGATGCGCGACCCGAGCCTCGCCAGAGGCCCCGATGGGTGGTTCCATCTAGTTTGGACGACCGCGTGGCGCGGGGACGCCGGCTTTGGGCACGCGCGGTCCCGCGACTTGGTGCACTGGTCGCCGCAGCAGTTCGTTCCCGCCATGCAGCAAGAGTCCGACGCGGTGAACGTGTGGGCGCCGGAACTTTTCTACGACGCGTCCTCGAAGCGGTTCATCATCTGCTGGGCGTCGACGATCCCGGGACGCTACCCCGACGGCCAGGAGTCGCACGATAACAACCACCGGATGTACGCGACGACCACAGAAGACTTTTCGTCGTTCTCACCGACGCGGCTCTTCTGTGAGCCCGGATTTAGTGTTATCGACGCGACGATCGTCGCCTACGAGGACGAGTACCGCTTGGTGCTCAAAGACAACACCCGGCCAGTGCGGGCGCTCCGCGTCGCCAAAGGCGACACGCCCTTGGGGCCATGGACGGAGATTAGCGAGCCCTTTACGGCCCACCTCTCTGAGGGGCCAACCGTCGCGAAGATCGGAAGCGAGTGGCTGATCTACTACGACGCGTACGGCGAGAAGCGGTATGGCGTGGCGGCCACCAAGGACTTTGCCGAAATCCGCGACGTAACTGGCAGCACTTCGTTTCCTGTAGGACACAAGCACGGAACGCTTATCGAGATTACGCAGGCGGAACTCGAGTACCTGATCCGAGTCGGCAGCGAGCAACGCCCCGGGATCGGTTCGCCGTTCGACCCGCAGGTGACGGCAGACTTTGTCGAGAAGCGACTCGCGAGAGTCGACGCGACGATCGCCCGCGGGCCTTTCCAGCCGACGTGGGACTCGCTTGACGAGTTCCGCGTTCCGGAATGGTACCAGGACGCAAAGTTTGGATTGTTCATCCACTGGGGGCCCTACTGCACTCCGGCCTTTGGCAGCGAATGGTACCCGCGGAACATGTACGTGGAAGGCTCGATGGAATACGAGCACCATCGGAAGACCTACGGTCCGCAGGACCGGTTTGGCTACAAGGACTTTATCCCACGCTTTAGGGCGCAAGACTTCGACCCCAAGGCGTGGGCCGCGTTGTTCAAGGAGTCTGGCGCTCGGTACGTGATCCCTGTCGCCGAGCATCACGATGGCTTTGCGATGTACGACAGCGACCTCACCGATTGGTCGGCCGCAAAGCACGGTCCGCACCGCGACGTGATTGGCGAGTTGGCCTCAGCCCTCCGGCAGGAGGGGATCGTCTTTGGCGCTTCTTCGCACCGGGCAGAGAACTGGTGGTTCTTTGGCCCAGGAAAGCTTGTCGAATCGGATGTGCGTGCGGGCGCCGCGCCGGGGCTCTACGGCCCGGCGCACGACAAGCGAGTCTCGGAGAATCAAACTGAGCAACCCGACCAAGCGTTCCTGGACGATTGGCTGCTGCGGTCATGCGAGATTGTCGACAAGCATCGGCCCAGCGTGGTGTACTTCGATTGGTGGATCTGCCAACCCGTTTTTCAGCCCTACCTCAAGCGGTTCGCCGCCTACTACTACAACCGGGGCGCCGAGTGGGGGCAGCCGGTCGCGATCAACTTCAAGGAGTGGGAAGGCTACTCGTACCCCCGCGGCACCGGGGTGCTAGACGTCGAACGCGGAAAGTTCGCCGAGCCGCAACCAGAGTTGTGGCAGACCTGCACCTCTGTTTCCAAAAACTCATGGGGGTACATCGCCGATCATCAGTACAAAGAGGTCGGCGGCATTATCGATGACCTTGCCGACATCGTCAGCAAGAACGGCGTGATGCTTCTGAACATCGGTCCCAAGTCGGACGGGACCATTCCAGAGATCGAGCAACGGATGCTCCGCCAGATCGGAGCGTGGCTTGCCGTAAACGGCGAAGCCATCTACGGCACACGCCCTTGGACGACTTTCGGCGAAGGACCGACCGAGGCCGCATCGGGGTCCTTTTCCGACGGCCGGGCGACTGAGTTCACCGGCGAGGACTTCCGCTTCACTCGCAATGGCGACCTGCTCTACGCGATCGCACTGGAATGGCCCGCGAACGGAAGGCTGCTCGTTCGCTCGTTGAAAGAGGGAAGTGTGCCGATCAAGGGCGTTTCACTTTTGGGGTGCGACCCTCCAATCGCCTGGAAGCAGACTCGGAGGGGGCTTGAAGTGACGCTCCCCTCCGACCCACCGACCCCCTTCGCCCATGCGCTGCGGGTAGAGATCGGACACCA
- a CDS encoding helix-turn-helix domain-containing protein — MDRLPQFDSHSREEEQDEIVAKALEIIWNGLQHAPLNVNEVAQQLPVTRRTLDRRFAACLGRSVLEEINLCRISRAKQLLSETDMLVKTISFVAGFPSRERMRLLFLKEEGLSPSDYREQTRVATGAEHAAHALSGEDAQRFSLRRVS, encoded by the coding sequence ATGGACCGCTTGCCACAGTTTGATTCGCACTCTCGGGAGGAAGAGCAAGACGAGATTGTCGCCAAGGCACTGGAGATTATCTGGAATGGTCTCCAGCACGCCCCGCTGAACGTCAATGAAGTCGCCCAGCAACTGCCGGTGACTCGTCGCACGTTGGACCGCAGGTTCGCGGCGTGCCTCGGGCGTTCTGTGCTGGAAGAGATCAATCTGTGCCGCATAAGTCGCGCAAAGCAGTTGCTTTCGGAGACGGACATGCTGGTGAAGACGATCTCGTTCGTAGCGGGATTTCCTAGCCGCGAACGGATGCGACTCTTGTTTCTCAAAGAAGAAGGGTTGTCGCCATCGGACTACAGAGAACAGACCAGGGTGGCGACCGGCGCCGAGCACGCCGCACACGCATTGTCGGGCGAGGATGCCCAAAGATTCTCGCTTCGCCGAGTGTCTTGA